From Suricata suricatta isolate VVHF042 chromosome 1, meerkat_22Aug2017_6uvM2_HiC, whole genome shotgun sequence, a single genomic window includes:
- the COMMD8 gene encoding COMM domain-containing protein 8: protein MEPEEGTPLWRLQKLPVELGPQLLHKIIDGICGRAYPLYQDYHSVWDSTEWKNVLEDIIKFFKAVVGKNLPDEEIFQQLNQLHSFHQEAIMKCLKSRKDEIKKALLEEIVDISSAQLQDFDWQLKLTLSSDKIATLQMPLLNLNLDVKENGEVKPYSVEMSKEELQSLINSLEAANKVVLQLK from the exons ATGGAGCCGGAAGAGGGGACGCCCTTGTGGCGGCTGCAGAAGCTTCCAGTCGAGCTGGGCCCGCAG cttCTTCATAAAATAATTGATGGCATTTGTGGCCGAGCTTATCCTCTCTACCAGGATTATCACAGTGTTTGGGATTCGACAGAATggaagaatgttctagaagaTATTATCAAATTTTTCAAAGCTGTAGTCGGTAAAAATTTACCTGATGAAGAG ataTTTCAACAGTTGAATCAGTTGCATTCATTTCATCAAGAAGCTATCATGAAATGTTTGAAAAGTAggaaagatgaaatcaagaaGGCTCTGTTAGAAGAAATAGTTGATATTTCTTCTGCACAGTTGCAGGATTTTGATTGGCAGTTAAAG CTTACACTGTCCAGTGACAAGATTGCTACATTACAAATGCCACTTTTAAACCTTAATCTAGACGTAAAAGAAAATGGTGAAGTCAAGCCATATTCTGTCGAAATGAGTAAAGAAGAGCTGCAGAGTCTAATAAATTCCTTGGAAGCAGCTAATAAg GTGGTCCTGCAGTTGAAATAA